One segment of Streptomyces sp. TG1A-8 DNA contains the following:
- the nadC gene encoding carboxylating nicotinate-nucleotide diphosphorylase yields MSTDDLPLAPTGGCGDGCACGADGDEEYLESGLDPALAELLTAAGLDPVEVEDIANVAIQEDLDGGVDVTTVATIPEDAVATADFTAREAGVVAGLRVAEAVVSVVCTDEFEVERHVEDGDRVEAGQKLLSVTTRTRDLLTAERSALNILCRLSGIATATRAWADLLEGSRTRVRDTRKTTPGLRSLEKFAVRCGGGVNHRMSLSDAALVKDNHVVAAGGVAQAFEAVREAFPDVPIEVEVDTLHQLREVVDAGADLILLDNFTPGECEEAVAVVGGRALLEASGRLTLDNARAYADTGVDFLAVGALTHSAPILDIGLDLREAE; encoded by the coding sequence GTGAGCACCGACGACCTTCCCCTCGCCCCGACCGGCGGCTGCGGCGACGGCTGCGCCTGCGGCGCGGACGGCGACGAGGAGTACCTGGAGAGCGGGCTCGACCCCGCGCTCGCCGAACTGCTGACCGCGGCCGGGCTCGACCCCGTCGAGGTCGAGGACATCGCCAACGTCGCCATCCAGGAGGACCTGGACGGCGGTGTGGACGTGACCACCGTCGCGACCATCCCCGAGGACGCGGTGGCCACCGCCGACTTCACCGCGCGCGAGGCCGGTGTGGTCGCCGGCCTCAGGGTCGCCGAGGCCGTGGTCTCCGTGGTGTGCACGGACGAGTTCGAGGTCGAGCGGCACGTCGAGGACGGCGACCGGGTCGAGGCCGGGCAGAAGCTGCTGTCGGTCACCACGCGCACGCGCGACCTGCTCACCGCCGAGCGCAGCGCGCTCAACATCCTGTGCCGCCTGTCCGGCATCGCGACCGCCACGCGCGCGTGGGCGGACCTGCTGGAGGGCAGCCGGACCAGGGTCCGCGACACCCGCAAGACCACCCCGGGCCTCAGGTCGCTGGAGAAGTTCGCGGTGCGCTGCGGCGGCGGCGTCAACCACCGCATGTCACTGTCCGACGCGGCCCTGGTGAAGGACAACCACGTGGTGGCCGCCGGCGGCGTCGCCCAGGCCTTCGAGGCCGTGCGGGAGGCCTTCCCGGACGTGCCGATCGAGGTCGAGGTCGACACCCTGCACCAGCTGCGCGAGGTCGTCGACGCGGGCGCCGACCTGATCCTGCTGGACAACTTCACGCCCGGGGAGTGCGAGGAGGCCGTCGCGGTCGTGGGCGGCCGGGCCCTGCTGGAGGCCTCCGGCCGGCTCACGCTCGACAACGCGCGCGCGTACGCCGACACCGGCGTGGACTTCCTGGCCGTCGGCGCCCTCACCCACTCCGCGCCGATCCTCGACATCGGCCTGGACCTGCGCGAGGCGGAGTAA